One stretch of Leptospira mtsangambouensis DNA includes these proteins:
- a CDS encoding LIC11270 family surface protein → MKFSSLKLLVLFFNVLIFIHCKTKLDLGEESKLPVISTLFNHRMLLLLKGTYATDNPLDWAELNNGTGNLYVDAQGEGLDPTMTLVNQPKAGNVPIFLDIGEVRISSKYLKGLNELTQIRDTVDSNKFWDYIAPNRQVFCTVTYSFDNNTCTESNGILKASDFFNGIGAQFPSNDPSSQTESWESALITGQPWLGRQYYYAAIYFRSLVTGYALDAGIPVTGRFDNRPIVNGLNIVPRNNYVAGTTSAAKSSIVPKMFPALYTQLPTQADMQIRDGFDPYILEVRINLKENLMLHSYLTSRSTVVTYVGVSDIFFDHKGEGDAGGNILTRARVIYPETASSLTISGGGNSLLHYYGIFRSQETEFINVLPLAATPAKQGAKIKYLNPGTYKAVCLGDLTKQDGYPDTVVRETTFNIPEYPFRQTYNIDLTCP, encoded by the coding sequence GTGAAATTTTCATCCCTAAAACTTTTGGTCCTATTCTTCAATGTTCTTATCTTTATTCATTGTAAAACCAAACTTGATTTAGGTGAGGAATCCAAACTTCCCGTAATCTCCACTCTATTCAATCACAGAATGTTATTGCTCCTCAAAGGAACATATGCTACAGACAATCCTCTTGATTGGGCAGAGCTCAACAATGGAACTGGAAATTTATATGTAGATGCACAAGGGGAGGGACTTGATCCGACTATGACTTTGGTCAACCAACCCAAAGCAGGAAATGTTCCTATCTTTTTGGATATTGGAGAAGTAAGAATTTCAAGTAAATACTTGAAAGGTCTAAACGAACTCACACAAATTCGAGACACTGTTGATTCCAATAAATTCTGGGACTACATTGCACCTAACAGACAAGTATTTTGTACGGTCACCTATTCTTTTGATAATAATACTTGTACAGAAAGTAATGGAATTCTCAAGGCATCTGATTTTTTTAATGGGATTGGTGCACAGTTTCCTTCCAACGATCCGTCCTCGCAAACTGAAAGTTGGGAATCAGCTTTGATAACTGGCCAACCATGGCTTGGACGTCAGTATTATTATGCAGCCATTTATTTCCGATCCCTTGTGACGGGTTATGCCCTGGATGCAGGAATCCCGGTGACGGGCCGTTTCGATAACAGACCAATCGTCAATGGACTGAACATTGTCCCACGAAACAACTATGTGGCGGGAACCACATCAGCTGCCAAAAGTAGCATTGTACCCAAAATGTTTCCTGCTTTGTACACCCAACTCCCCACCCAAGCAGATATGCAAATTCGCGATGGATTTGATCCTTATATCTTAGAAGTAAGAATCAATCTAAAAGAAAATTTGATGTTACATTCTTATCTCACTAGCCGATCTACAGTTGTTACCTATGTAGGTGTGAGTGATATCTTCTTCGACCATAAAGGGGAAGGCGATGCGGGTGGAAATATATTGACAAGAGCTCGAGTCATTTATCCAGAGACCGCATCAAGTCTTACAATTTCCGGTGGCGGGAACTCTCTGTTACATTATTATGGAATCTTTCGCTCACAAGAAACCGAATTCATAAATGTTTTACCTCTAGCGGCAACCCCTGCCAAACAAGGTGCAAAAATAAAATACCTAAATCCAGGTACTTACAAAGCAGTTTGTTTAGGAGATTTAACAAAACAGGACGGTTACCCGGACACTGTAGTACGAGAGACTACATTTAACATTCCCGAGTATCCGTTCAGACAAACATATAACATTGATTTGACATGTCCCTAG